The Chryseobacterium geocarposphaerae genome window below encodes:
- a CDS encoding phage integrase SAM-like domain-containing protein, with translation MASISFFNRGKVENKESTIWVRLRDKNIDVKTPIPYLKCKPKDWKNGKCIVTSRNSNIEKAEINIKLIKLETKIISEYSNYKPELDLKEWLDLIISPEKVVSENIKQQSDNILLFIDDYISLKKDVVSDSTIKKANVVKQLLKRYCDDLRARKKTFKHLKFSDLDNSFRVDFEKYCLRENYKISTTYRNLKFLKMICKVAESLDLVVHKHTFLWKFDIEKASKNIPKSIYLTFEELDKIEKAEMPNEHLDNARDWLLIACYTGQRVSDYLRFNSSMIIQDDENQSYIEFNQIKTGTKMQIPLLHKVQNILLKRGGEFPRKISDVNLNLYIKDVCKFADIDEVLYNGKTMTIEREDLSKITRKVFGDYPKYELVTSHIGRKSFATNFYEKIPITYLLNFTGHKTERQLLAYISKTDVEKAKSTAKIFKSLGF, from the coding sequence AACAGAGGTAAAGTTGAAAATAAAGAGAGTACAATATGGGTACGATTAAGGGATAAAAATATAGATGTGAAGACACCTATACCATACTTAAAATGTAAACCAAAAGATTGGAAAAATGGTAAATGTATAGTAACATCAAGAAATTCTAATATTGAAAAAGCTGAAATAAATATTAAGCTTATCAAGCTTGAGACAAAAATTATTTCAGAGTATTCAAATTATAAACCTGAACTCGATTTAAAGGAGTGGCTAGATTTAATTATTTCACCTGAAAAAGTTGTTTCAGAAAATATCAAACAACAGTCAGATAATATTCTTTTATTTATTGATGACTATATTAGTTTGAAAAAAGATGTTGTAAGTGACTCAACAATTAAAAAAGCAAATGTTGTTAAACAGTTATTAAAACGTTACTGTGATGACCTTAGAGCTCGAAAGAAGACATTTAAGCATTTAAAGTTCTCTGATTTAGACAACTCTTTTAGGGTGGATTTTGAAAAATATTGCCTTCGAGAGAATTATAAAATATCTACAACTTATCGAAATCTTAAATTTTTAAAAATGATTTGTAAGGTTGCTGAGTCTCTTGATTTGGTAGTACACAAACATACTTTTTTATGGAAGTTTGATATAGAGAAAGCATCTAAAAATATCCCAAAATCTATTTATCTTACTTTCGAAGAATTAGACAAAATAGAAAAAGCAGAAATGCCAAATGAGCACTTGGATAACGCAAGAGACTGGTTATTGATAGCTTGCTATACAGGACAGAGAGTTAGTGATTATTTGAGGTTTAATTCCAGTATGATTATACAGGATGATGAAAATCAATCTTACATAGAGTTTAATCAAATCAAAACAGGAACTAAGATGCAAATTCCACTACTACACAAGGTGCAAAATATTTTACTCAAAAGAGGAGGTGAATTCCCACGCAAGATTTCAGATGTAAATCTTAATCTATATATTAAAGACGTTTGTAAGTTCGCAGATATTGATGAGGTTTTATATAATGGAAAAACTATGACAATCGAGAGAGAGGATTTGTCTAAAATTACAAGAAAAGTTTTTGGTGATTATCCCAAATATGAACTAGTGACCTCTCACATTGGACGCAAAAGTTTTGCCACAAATTTTTATGAAAAAATTCCTATTACTTACTTATTAAATTTTACTGGACATAAAACAGAGAGGCAATTATTAGCTTATATAAGTAAAACCGATGTAGAAAAAGCGAAATCAACAGCAAAAATATTTAAAAGCTTAGGTTTTTAA